GTAGGAGACAATTATAATGTGtgaataattttgtaatattttttttttaaaaaaaatttaagataaaataaaacaacttattaacaaaaatcaacttttaactttttaaaattttatattcataacttttaaaatttttcaacaaaaaaaaaattaaggtaaTCTTTAATTAAAATGTCTACTCAAAAATAGAGTGAACTAAGATAGGAAgttaatataaattatataaccTTATGTTTAGAGTAAATAAGATGACAATGAAAGTGATTCATTGTAACGATCCCAAAATAATATGTATGAAAgggtaaaaaaattaaaaattaaaaattaaattaaattaaattaacttaaaattaattattattattattattaattaaataatataatattatataataaagtaatgatatttttatacatataaaatTACTTTCCCTAGATTGTAATTGAAATCAATTTCAATCAACTCCCCGCTCACCCCCTCTCTgttgcccctctctctctctctctctctctctcttcaacctctttctctttccttgaTTTTCTCAGACAAACGTACTCCGATCGAAGAACGGAAAATACTTTTAGATTACAAattcgaccaccaacattttaatcagagtggatttgtcgtaagcACTACTCCTAAGATGaggtaagagaaataaattatatcataattttttataaattaatcaattaaattataatatgagatTACAAGAATTATAAAcacatttttctgaatattctgtcatatggaaattaaattttgaattattaaaaatatatattttcataatgaaatttaaaaaataattattcttcatatatCCTATATCGCaactttacaatatatatatatatttcacaaGATCATTTACTTTAAGATAACACAATTTTTTTATTAGGACAAAGTGTGCCCAAAGAcgtgttgggttatttccttccatgtggaggaaagcgcAAGTGGGCCTTATTAAAAGACCAAAGCCCAGCCCTTTTAGTgtggaaaacctaaaggaagttgtaaaaagacaggggagaagagaggaaccgtcacttctcaaaagaaagagagaaaaacatggTTTTTTTTATCATgctgcccagatttcatcaagactccgatcccgcttcgtctgtggtccgatcgagctaaaatttggaggagaggttcatgactcaaggagctacaatctgaacggtggagatcggatttggagctCGAGAGTTAGGGTTTTTTCCCGTGAACAGTAACcacgaatttggtatattctctccaattttatttgtatttgccaagatagtagatatcttgatgagagatttttgtatcctctaattacgattagagaagactttgtgtacccattatttgattgatagtggaagattttaactggactaggtcccgtggtttttcttcctcacaacgaggaagttttccacgtaaaaaaacTACTTGTGTTCTTTTGGCTTGGTGTaattgattatttctcttattatttccagcacgtataaaagtagagatgcactatatttgcttgcatattgggagaaaaattattccgctgtggttgtttattgatatctctcccaacaaagtggtatcagagcccgatttccagattgtcaggttggcaatttgagttatggaagcaaatactagtagaatgattaatctcaatggtttaaattatcacatatggaaaggaaaaaatggaggatcttttttatgtgaaagattattacctaccggtatttagtgctgaaaaaccaaaaaaaaagtctgatgtggaatggactttgtgTCATCGAtaggtgtgtgggtatatcaaGCAATGgatagatgataatgttttgaaccatagtAGTGGAGGAACAAATGCACGTTCTATATGGCATAAGCTTGaacagttatatgctagaaagattggaaataataagttgtttctaattaaacaaatgatggctttgaggtaccaagaTGGGACTCCTTTATCagatcacctgaatacattccaaggaattattaatcagttggctggaatgggtattaagtttgatgatgagatacaaaggttatggttgcttggttcattaccggaCTCATGGGAGACGCTCaaaacttcattgtctaactccgctCCGGAAGGTataatcacaatggatatggccaagagctgtttgctaaatgaagagatgagaagaaaaacacaggggtcctcttcacagtcagagatcttggttacagaaaagagggggagaagtaaaagCAGAGGTCTGAAGAATAGAGATAACAgtagaagcaagtccaacaagtttgcaaatgttgagtgtcatcattgcgggaaaaagggacacatcaagaaatattgcaggcaattgaagagagaaaatgagaatgagaaagggaagggaatgaagaatggagatgacaaagatggttataatagagttgctactaccactcctgcagaattcctcattgtttatgatgatgagatgataaatgttgcatatcatgagaccagttgggtgattgatagtggtgcctccattcatgctacatctcggaaggatttctttacatcctatagatctggAAACTTTGGAACAGTAAATATGGGAAAcgatggcttggttaaagtcattggaattggagatgtgtatctgaagacaaataatggcaggagtttagttcttagagatgtgaagcatattcctgacattcgtttgaatttgatttctgcaggtaaacttgatgacgaagggtactgcagcactttcagtgatggccagtggaagctcaccaggggtgctatggttgtggctcgaggcatgaaacactctgcattgtacattctgcaagcaaagatctccaacgacattattaatgcgatggaggataatggtatagCAGAGTTGTGGCACAATAGACTGGCTCatatgagtgagaaaggattagctctactggggaagaaaagtctactatgtggactgaaaagtacacttctgaaaaggtgtactcattgtttgtcagggaagcagagcagagtttccttcaagaattcccctcattcgagaaagtcagagatattggatttagtacattcggatgtgtgtggccctatgaagacgagaacacttggtggctctagatactttgtgaccttcatagatgatcattcaagaaagttgtgggtatatatcttgaagtcaaaagaccaagtgttggctgagttcaagaaatttcaagccctagttgagagacagactaggaagaaactgaggtgcatccAGACTGAcaacggtggagagtattctagtccatttgatgagtattgcagacagcaaggtattcggcatcaaaagactcctccaaaaactcctcaattgaatgaCATAGCAGAAAGGACGAACAGAACACtacttgagagagtgagatgtttgctttcacaagcccggttgccaaaatccttttggggcgaggcattgagcactgtacttcatgtgttgaatcttacaccctgtgttcctctacagtttgatgtGTCAGACCGAGTTTGGACaagtaaggatgtttcctataatcatttacgtgtttttgggtgcaaagcatttgtacatattccaaaagatgaaaggtccaaacttgatgagaaaatgcaacagtgtatattccttggctaaggtcaagatgaatttggatacaaagtttatgatccagttgagaagaaaattgtaaGAAGCAAagatgtcgtgtttgtagaagataagacgattcaggatattgagaaggcaAAGAAACCTATGGCTCAGCAGGGTGACAATTTAACTGATGTGGAtccagttcctttgaagaattCTTCTTCTCAAGTTGAGGATGATGTTCAAgatgaccaccagggtagaggtgatgtggatgttcccttacaggttcagggagatgttgagactgatAAGTAATTGATAGTGCCAGAGACTCCACCAGAGATTCCATCCAAGAGGTCAACCagagaccgacatccttccactcggtattcagcagaacaatatgtgttattgactgacGAGGGAGAGCCCTAGTGTTTTGCcgaagccatggaagatgaacacaagactgagtgggttgaggccatgcaagatgagatgcagtcattgtATGATAACCAAACCTTTGAGTTAGTAAAGCTACCTAAAGGAAAAaaaagctttggagaacaagtggatttacaagaagaagtcaaatgagttctcttcacaactacggtacaaagctagattggttgtcaaagggtttggtcagagaaaaggtattgattttgatgagatcatctctccaattgtaaagatgtcatcgatccgtacagtactcggtttagcagctagtcttgacttggaagttgagcagatggatgtgaaaactgccttccttcatggtgatttggaggaagagatttatatgaagcagccagagggtttcagagtgaaatggaaagaggattatgtgtgcaaactgaagaaaagcctatatggtttgaaacaagcactgagacagtggtataagaagtttaagtctgttatgggggagcaaggctacaagaagacaacttcagatcactgtgtatttgttcagaaattctctgatgatgattttattttcttactgctttatgtggatgaaaTGCTAATTGTTGacaggaatgcttcaaggattgaccagttgaagaagcaattcagtaagtcatttgctatgaaggacttggggccagcaaagaaaattcttggcataagaatcagtcgtgaCAGTAGTGCCAAGAAATTGTATTTGTCacaggaggagtacattgagaaagtgctttagaggttcaatatggacaaaactaaaatggttagctctcctcttgctacccacttcaaactaagtacaaaggaatgtccttctaaagataaggaaaaggaagacatggaaagagttccttacgcctcaacagtaggaagtttgatgtatgcaatggtttgcacaagactagatatagcctatgcagtcggtgtagttagccgattcttgtcaaatccaggaagagagcactggaatgcagtgaagtggatcatgaggtatcttcgaggcacttctagtttgagacttggtttgggaaatagacaaccattgttagttggctacatagatgcagatatggctggggatgtggacactcgtaagtctagttcgggctatttgataacttttgcaagtggggctatagcttggcaatcgagacttcaaaagtgcattgctctttctacgacagaggcagagttcattgcagcaacggaagcgactaaagagttattatgggcaaagaagttcttgagagaacttggtttcgagcAGCAGAGGTATGTGCTGTTTTGTGATAGctagagtgctattcatcttgctaAAAGTTCCAGTTTCCATGTAAGAttgaagcacattgatgtacgataccattggatcagagatgcgttgaacgataagttattgAAACTTaagaaggttcacactgatgataatggttctgatatgttgacaaagacactaccaagggagaagTTTGAAATTTGTTGTTCGATCGTCgggatggcgattccctccacatagtcgGAAAAGGGGAGATTTGTtaggttatttccttccatgtgaaggaaagcccaagtgggccttattaaaagaccaaagcccagcccttttagtgtggaaaacctaaaggaagttgtaaaaagagaggggagaagagaggagccgtcacttctcaaaagaaagagagaaaaacgtgattttttttctcatgctgcccagaTTTCATTAAAACTTTGATTCCGTTTCGTCTGTGGtccgatcgagctgaaatttggaggagaggttcacgactcaaggagctacaatctgaatgatggagatcggatttggagctCGGGAGTTGGGGTTTTTTTCCGTGAACAGTaaccgcgaatttggtatattctctccaattttctttgtatttgccaagattgtagatatcttgatgagagatttttgtatcctctaattacgattagagaagactttgtgtacccattatttgattgatagtagAAGATTTTAACTGGAttaggtcccgtggtttttcttcctcacaccaaggaagttttccacgtaaaaaaactacttgtgttcttgtggcttggtgtgattgattatttctcttattatttccagCACATATAAAAATAGAGATGCACTATATTTACTTGCATATAGGGAAAAAaattattccgctgtggttgtttattgatCTCTCTCCTAACAAGACGCTACACTCCCACTTTACGAGGATAAGAAAATGATTATCTACTTTTTATGCAGAACTTGTTTCAAATCTATGACCAACCAATCATAAAGAAATAAAATTACCGTGACCAAGGCCTGCCCTCAGACCATCACAAATTCTTTATGAGGATGATAACATAAATTCTTTTATGAGTTATAAAATCCAAACCGACCATTTACTCATAAGAATAAATATTTTATGAACCTACATATCCTTTCCAacataaattggcaaaaaaatGATTTACATAGCCGACCCTATTTAGTGAGATTAaagcttaatttttttattgttgtacATATCCTTTCCACTTCTAAAAAGGAAAGGGCGCCTTGCCATGTCGGGGTATCTTtgtaaaatttcataaaaaaacgTGATGAAAAAACCTATGAAAAATATTTGACTTCAAACTCAAAAAAGAGACTGCCCACAGGGAAGATGCGACATTTTTTTTTCTGGTTTTGTTCCCGTCAAAACTGTTTTCCTGTTGGATGACTAAGTAAATTCGGGTCTCCATGAAAACCAGCGGACAATGAAACTCACAGGTAatttcatttgtttaatcaaaACATTCCAGTCATCGACGGCCAGCGGAGAGGTCTTCCAGCCTAGAAAATGAAAAGTATTATATGCGTGCACAATAAGCTGCAACAAATGTCTTTACCCTCTCCCCAATCTATAGAGAATTTTTCAACCCAAACagaaacttttaactttaaaagaAGGTAGATGAAAAAGGATCAGTCGTCATTCAAAGTTGTTCAATTCGTGCCAAAGCATCAGCTTCGATCAAAATTTTCGAGGGCCTGATTTATAATTTTCAGAGGCCTGATACCAAGTTATAGATTGAGGTAAGGCGGGCGATCAACATTGTAGGGGAATTAACATGAAGCGAAAGGATTCACTGAGAAATATGCTCAGGTTGAGCTCCAGCTTCAGGTTCCGTGGTTGGAGGCTCTGGCTTTGAATCATTGGGAATCCAAAATGTGAGAACAGTAGATGCAGCAACAAACATGGCCCTGCGGGGAGCCCATTTCAAGCAAGCTGCAACTCCTATGTGGGTGTTCCAGCAAGCCACCTGCGGAGGGAAGCAGTTGGTGAAAATGTTAAAAAGAGTGTCTTCTCATTATCTCATCAGCAAAAAGAGAAGAGATGACAATCCCATAACCAAAATTGCACAAAAATCTTGATTCTTTAGAATCCAATGAAAACCAATGTGTTTGGGAAATGGTAACTTGCTTTCTGTCGTATTGTTTCTTGAAGTAAAATTAGATGGATAGGACAACTTTTTCCTCAGAATTAACAGGATCTTTTGGTTCAGTAGAACAGCTATTCCTTGGAATACGatggaatatagtttaaattttggaaatcaagagaatagttattccttgtataatcctaattatttcattcaacatgtaataagaaaggataGACATTCCTATggagaaatttgaaaatgattattccttatctattcctttattataaactcataaaagtttcacattgttatttgctttatagtagcaacataatttcttgtataactaGTTATAACTAACctactaaaactaatctattcttGGGAATAGGCATtctacaaaccaaacataacctaagAGACAGTTATAAACCTTCTGATGTGGGTAAAAATTTGGCTGGGCAAGCCAGAACAGGCCATTTGCGGAGCTGAAAAGCATAAATGAATAACATATCCTGAAAATGGAAAAAAAGGATCCCAGCCTCAGGCACATCCACTAAGAAACAAAACCAATTCAAGCTAGGGTAGGAAGGGAATCCCAATTCAAAATCTAGAGAACCCCAAGAATGTCCATACAAAACAGTCTGACAGAAGAAAAAAATGTATGCACACATTCAAGCATAAAAaccctagttttttttttttttatcccgtTGTGCACCAACTTGGGCATTGGAGGATGCTCCAGGAGGCAACTCCAGTCATCTTTTTTGCCTTTTGTGGTGTTTTCAAGTCTGAGTGTGAGGCAACATCAAATTAGATCTCCCTCCAAAACTTTTCCATCCTCCCAATCAAATGATTGTCAAATCGTCAATCAGTGAAAcaacaaagaaacaaaatttaagGATCTAGGTTCAAAACTCACCAGATGATATGGAGGTTGTACAGGGATGCGCATCCCCCGCCCCACCCAAAAGGCCCATCAATGAAGAAAAATTGGGAAAAAGAGTAGTTTAAGCACGTTTTGTTTGTTTAGCACCTTGTCAATCCAGTAAATATGCAAAACACAATGTGTCACATTCAGGCATAAATCTTGTTGTTTAGCGCCATTCTGATTCAGTGCTAGTAACAAAAACACTGACCCATATTCAGATATAAGTCCATTTAATTTGCCAGAAAAAGAGCATATGCTAAGCATAAGTAACTCCATTTGTTCAATTTTACaacttatataaaaaaatttactcAGGCAGAAGATTAATCAAAGGTACCTCATTTCTCCTGTTGATGCTCCAGGCATGCAAGGTTCCATCTCCTGAGCCTTCAACAGAGACAAAGACTGACTTCAGTTTCAATGTTTCAAATAGATAGAGCCCGAGAAGGGAACAATCTAGTGGGCAACACATGTCCCTAACAAAATTTGTTGCTGAATTTACTCGAAACTTAAATCACTCTTAAAAGTGCAAACAAATGGGAAAATATTAGAGATAAAAACTGCAGATAATAGATGGCGTTAGCAAGAGTCAATTTAGAGCAGTCTTGACTGCAAATTTCAGTTTTTTGTAAATATGTTGCTGGGACATCAGCTGAAAAATTTATGCACTACAATGTACCACAAAGATACGGGGTCGTTTGTAATTGCTGCTGCTATATGGCTGCTCCTGGATATGCATTCCCAGCAAATGGTTATGGTCACAGATGCTAAtcccattaaataaattatgCATACTTAGCATTTAACCCCAAAGCAATCTCCTTGTCATCACTCAAGAACAGACACCATGTGAACATGTGATATACTGTCAACACTATTTACAAATACGTCAACATTTTAAGAATGATTCAGAATAGTAGGTGCCAAACCAAATTGTTCAAGGCATTCCCAAGCAAACTAAGTTTACATTTGGTTCGCAGAATGCATATTCCTAAAAACAGGATGGAATACAATGAGAATGTAGTGAAGATTGTACAGGGCTGTAATAACTTAGAAAGAAGTTACTCATGCAAAATTCTGTGTTATTCCATCCGACATGGAATAGAATAGGAACAGAATAGACATTCCAAGGATAAAACTTGGGAATTGCAGTTCCTTGTCTATTCTttgttatggattcataaaatTTTTGCATCGTCATTTGCTTCATGATACTAATATGCATTGTTTTGTCTAAACTATCCAATTCTTCTATTACAACCATTCTATTCCTAGAACAGACATTTCGAGAACCAAACATTTGCTTCATGATACTAATATGCATTGTTTTGTCTAAACTATCCAATTCTTCTATTACAACCATTCTATTCCTAGAACAGACATTTCGAgaaccaaacataacctaagATCAGTTGGGTATAACCATGtaaaaagaaacttagaaatcaCAGTTGCAAGACTTTTTACTGGCCCCTAGAACACCAATTTTGGGGCAAATCAATAAGTAATAGATTGAATCACTCTTATTAAGGACTTTGCTGATGTTACCAGGTTAAGGGGGGTTCCTAGAAGCACCACATCTCATTGAGTTATCATAGAATTCTGTTGAGGAACTGTGGAGTGCTATATTTGCTTAGGTCTCCATATAAGCTTGATTCAGAAGCTGGTTTCCTTGTTAAGAAAGGTGCATGACAGTGCTTCAACATTAGAAAAGTGCTTTAGTGATTAGATTTGCCTCCCACGTCCTCTAAGGCCATGTCTCTAAACTATAGTTGACCTCATAATTCTATTGTTTTCTCCTCTACTGCCCCTGGAAACAAAGGTGATGCCCTTCGGTGGTTCACTTACAATTTTATTGATGTAAGGACCTAGCATGTCTTAATAACATAGTAGACCATATTGTGCCAGTTTTAATCCTAGGTCAGTCGTTCTAAAGAAATTAAGACTCTAGAGTAGGGCAATCGAATGAGGACCACTAAAATCACACCGTGCTCCTCATTATACCTCAATCTCTTTCTTGAAGCTAATTACCAACACAAATCTATTTTGATTTCTTTGCTGAAAATTCTTGGACTGAGTTGTAATCAACTGAAAGATCTTACAGACCCAAATTCATAAAATGGAGGTGATAAAGGCAACATGCATCCTTACCTAACTATTTTCTAATTTGACGTCAGTTAGAGATCAGCTCAAAAATTagcaaaagatttttcaatggCACAGATTGCATCAtaacataacccagtcatgtaaCCACAGCTTATCATAGTATGGAACGTTGGGTATAAGAGAAAGAATCACTGCACGGTTGAAGTCCTTATGAAAAGGTTAAGCACAAAACAAGATGGCCATAGGTGCAGTTCAAGAAAAACACAACAGATTAGCCAGCTTGATTAATCATAAATCTAAGTTCATAGATTCTTGTTTTAATAATtttctatacacacacacacacacatatatatatatgagagagagaaaatgagagtaaCTAATACAAGACTAAATGGGATGGTGATGGAAACTTAATAGAGTGATGGCAAGCAGGTATCCAATTTATAGTAGACAATGAAGATTATTTGTTCTTCACACATTAAGGTTTCATTTCAGAACAAGCCATCTAAAGTATATGTTACATGATGTTATACACAACATTACAAAACCAAAAATTCCACAATTTCAGAGGCCAGACGACTAATGCTGACATGCTTGCACAAGTATGTTGTTAATcactgttaaagcttgatataaacTGTTGGCCcgcaacctaaaagcttaagcttttaggtaaagagGTAATTTAATATAACATTAAGAGCTGGTTAcaaggaggtcttgggttctagtcttgctGCCAGCAGGTTGCACTTATTGTGcggtgtttaaaaattattgtatttcctgtaatgggtgttatttgtcgtctgtttatctctccacgtgctatcgggctgcatgtgcagggcagtgttaaagcttaatatacattgttagcccacaatctaaaagcttaagctctaAGGTAAACTTGTAATAGAACAATTACCTAAATAATTCAGCCTACACTCTACagcatacataaatacatactgGGTAAATATTTTCACAATCAGAATATGAAATATTTCTGGACATATGGTAATTTCTTTAAAATGCACAATAACTTCAGTCaaaaggaaaagaggaaattCAATGCAATCTGCAAATAGGTTAATTTACAAGAAATGTaattggaaaaaggaaaaaataaatccCACATTGTTGGGCATACTGTAGCATTTATTCTCAAAAGTGAAAAATGGATACCTGAGACTACATACTGGCCATCTGGGGTAAAAGTTGCCTCCATGGTTGTACTTGGTGATGGTTCCACACTGAATCCACAACGCTGCACAATAAAAACATTGTTATCAATAAGCAACATCTCCAACATTATTAATGCATTCAAGATCACCAAGCAACAAACCTGACAGACTTTGACTGGAAATTTTAACCCTAAAACAATAAGTGCTTACTCTCTTAAAAGTAGGAGAGCATAAAAGAAATAGGTTAGGTAACCTTCTCTCCTCCATACGCATCGAGAACATATATGTTGTTATTCGTGGTTGTCAAAAGCATCGACTTGCCATCATTGCTGAATTTAATATCGCAAACCTCCGCTGTATCTCCACCAACTAAAAAGGTATCAAAGGGACCCTGCCATTGAAAAACACTGTTAAAATTGCTACAAAGGTAAAGTGAAACAAAAGCAAAGACTGATTGGAAACCTTGTCAAAAGAACGTGAATCAAACAATTTAATAGCACCCCCTTCCATTGCTACCGCAAAGACAAGCCCTTGTTGGTCATATGCAACTGTAGGTCTACCACGTAGGCGTAAAAGTCCCTGAAAATCTAAACAAGAAGCACAAATCACAATCACATAATTGACAAATTGAAGCACACATCAACAAACTgccctttttatttttctctctttacTAACCTTCCCTTGTACTCATACCCCCCTCCCCCAAAACCCCCACATGAAGGCAGGGCTTGAGtgcaaggctctgataccaacctGCAGAAACTTTACTAGCAAGCTAAATAGCACCTTTCCATCAAGTGACGTACTTCATCATTTCTTAAGTAGATTTCACCcatataaaaactaaaactaaCCTGGCAAGCATTTACACGAAGATCCCATATTCTCACACTGTGATCTAGAGAACCCGACATGAAGCTGTCATTGATTGGAGACATACAGAGGGAAACGACTCTACAAGCCAATCAGAGAGGGAAATATTAGAAAACAACCGGCATCAGTACCTAGCACCAAACAACAACAACTACTTCTACTACTACAATACTACCATTACTACTATGACTACTACCACAATCTGAAAAATTTTCTGGCATTAACAGCTGTTTTTGTTTGAGCAGTGTCTTATTCCTTAcctttaccttttttttttttttttttttttttttgcaatgcaATAAAAAACAGAGCAGACCAGGTCTCCACACCACCATCAAACTCCAGACATAATATTATGATCCACTACTTTATTGTTTATACACTAAATAAAATTGCCTGAGCAAGAATAGAACAAAGACAGCAAATGTGTGTATTTACATATGTTAATCATGGAAAATTACTGAGAACAAGTTTAGCATATTGTCTGTGGTAATCTGGTGTAAAAATATCAAGGAGTGTTTAGGTATTTCAAATGTAAAACCT
This Malania oleifera isolate guangnan ecotype guangnan chromosome 11, ASM2987363v1, whole genome shotgun sequence DNA region includes the following protein-coding sequences:
- the LOC131143516 gene encoding protein ANTHESIS POMOTING FACTOR 1 gives rise to the protein MRKMSLTELDDEIVRSMSIGAVFSDFVGKINSLDFHRTDDLLVTTSEDDSVRLYDIANAKLLKTTYHKKHGADRICFTHHPSSVICSSRYNLDTTGESLRYLSMYDNRCLRYFKGHKERVVSLCMSPINDSFMSGSLDHSVRIWDLRVNACQGLLRLRGRPTVAYDQQGLVFAVAMEGGAIKLFDSRSFDKGPFDTFLVGGDTAEVCDIKFSNDGKSMLLTTTNNNIYVLDAYGGEKRCGFSVEPSPSTTMEATFTPDGQYVVSGSGDGTLHAWSINRRNEVACWNTHIGVAACLKWAPRRAMFVAASTVLTFWIPNDSKPEPPTTEPEAGAQPEHISQ